A single region of the Deltaproteobacteria bacterium genome encodes:
- a CDS encoding type II toxin-antitoxin system PemK/MazF family toxin → MTRRGDIFIMPFPFTDLKNSKVRPVLVLNSLPGDDCIVCMLTTQPSRSQYAVSISPSDTRNAAVRPGAIRLDRIVTCEERVLFKKIDELEPAKLQEALSAAKNLFD, encoded by the coding sequence GTGACAAGGCGCGGCGACATCTTCATCATGCCGTTTCCGTTTACGGATCTGAAGAATTCAAAAGTACGACCGGTTCTCGTGCTGAACTCCCTCCCTGGTGACGACTGCATCGTTTGCATGCTCACCACTCAACCCTCCCGCTCGCAATACGCGGTATCAATATCTCCGAGCGATACGCGAAATGCCGCTGTCCGTCCTGGAGCGATCCGTCTCGATAGAATTGTTACCTGTGAAGAACGTGTTCTTTTCAAGAAAATTGACGAGCTTGAGCCTGCAAAACTGCAAGAAGCATTAAGCGCAGCGAAAAACCTTTTTGATTAG